One genomic window of Myxocyprinus asiaticus isolate MX2 ecotype Aquarium Trade chromosome 5, UBuf_Myxa_2, whole genome shotgun sequence includes the following:
- the LOC127441414 gene encoding guanine nucleotide-binding protein G(I)/G(S)/G(O) subunit gamma-12-like — translation MVSKMSSKMAGSNNLVHAKRMVQQLRVEASIERIKVSKASADLMRYCGEHAKYDPLLMGIPASENPFKDKKPCTIL, via the exons ATGGTTTCAAAAATGTCATCTAAAATGGCGGGCTCAAACAACCTAGTACATGCTAAGAGGATGGTTCAACAACTGAGAGTTGAGGCCAGTATTGAGAGGATAAAG GTATCTAAGGCCTCAGCAGATCTCATGCGCTACTGTGGTGAACACGCCAAATACGACCCCCTTCTCATGGGTATCCCTGCCTCAGAAAACCCCTTCAAGGACAAAAAGCCCTGCACTATATTGTAG
- the LOC127441413 gene encoding growth arrest and DNA damage-inducible protein GADD45 alpha-like translates to MTFEELNGDCSIERMDSVSKALEEVLRSALPQGCITVGVYEAAKSLNVDPDNVVLCILATDDDDDDVKDVALQIHFTLIQAFCCENDINILRVNNTRRLAHILGGAGMHGSEQIDLHCILVTVPHASTWKNPALGKVKHFCRESRCMDQWVPIINLPER, encoded by the exons ATGACTTTTGAGGAACTAAATGGAGACTGCTCTATCGAAAG GATGGATTCAGTGTCTAAAGCTCTGGAGGAGGTCCTGCGCTCTGCATTACCTCAGGGATGTATTACAGTCGGGGTCTACGAGGCTGCAAAGTCACTCAATGT GGATCCTGATAATGTAGTGTTGTGCATCCTGgctactgatgatgatgatgatgatgtgaaggaTGTGGCGCTTCAGATTCACTTCACTCTCATTCAAGCTTTCTGCTGCGAGAACGATATCAACATCCTGCGCGTGAACAACACGCGCCGCCTCGCGCACATTCTCGGGGGCGCGGGTATGCACGGGAGCGAGCAGATCGACCTGCACTGCATTCTGGTCACC GTTCCCCATGCATCCACATGGAAAAATCCAGCTCTGGGAAAAGTGAAGCACTTCTGCAGAGAGAGTCGCTGTATGGATCAGTGGGTGCCCATTATTAACCTTCCAGAACGATGA